In Saccharomonospora marina XMU15, one genomic interval encodes:
- a CDS encoding MlaE family ABC transporter permease produces MSVRTLTVNWARAVRPAVDSFVGLGRHATFYGSTVLHLPAALARYWRHVIRHISEISFGSASLLAGGGTIGVVFAMSAVASTQIGLEGYRGLELIGLSPMTGLMSALINTREIAPVVASVALAAKVGTSFTAQLGAMRISDEIDALEAMAVPSLPFLVSTRMAAAFVSVIPLYLVGLFASYAATSLAVVQFKGQSSGTYDYYFNLLLTPGDVLYSLLKAVLFAMVITLVHCAHGFYATGGPEGVGKAAGRALRTSIVSVAVLDVLLSIAFWGLRPTLPGIGG; encoded by the coding sequence ATGTCGGTCAGGACGCTCACCGTGAACTGGGCCAGGGCGGTGCGGCCAGCCGTCGACAGCTTCGTCGGGCTCGGCAGGCACGCCACCTTCTACGGCAGCACCGTGCTGCACCTGCCCGCGGCGCTGGCCCGCTACTGGCGGCACGTGATCCGGCACATCAGCGAGATCAGCTTCGGCTCGGCGTCGCTGCTGGCGGGAGGCGGAACGATCGGCGTCGTGTTCGCCATGTCGGCCGTGGCCAGCACCCAGATCGGGTTGGAGGGCTACCGGGGGCTCGAGCTGATCGGGCTGTCCCCCATGACAGGGCTGATGTCGGCACTGATCAACACCCGCGAGATCGCTCCCGTCGTCGCGAGCGTGGCGCTCGCGGCGAAGGTCGGAACCAGTTTCACCGCGCAACTGGGCGCGATGCGGATCTCCGACGAGATCGATGCGCTGGAAGCCATGGCCGTGCCGTCACTGCCGTTCCTGGTGAGCACCCGGATGGCCGCGGCGTTCGTCTCGGTGATCCCGCTGTACCTGGTCGGGCTGTTCGCCTCCTACGCGGCGACGAGCCTGGCCGTGGTGCAGTTCAAGGGGCAGTCGAGCGGCACCTACGACTACTACTTCAACCTGCTGCTCACCCCCGGCGACGTGCTGTACTCCCTGCTGAAGGCGGTGCTGTTCGCCATGGTGATCACCTTGGTGCACTGCGCCCACGGCTTCTACGCCACCGGTGGGCCCGAAGGTGTCGGCAAGGCCGCGGGCAGGGCGCTGCGCACCAGCATCGTGTCGGTGGCCGTGCTCGACGTGTTGCTGTCCATCGCGTTCTGGGGCCTTCGGCCCACGCTACCGGGGATCGGGGGGTAG